The following nucleotide sequence is from Streptomyces pactum.
CTCCCGCCAGGCGCTCTCGGCGGCCTGCCGGTCCTGCGCGGCCAGCCAGCCCAGGTAGTCGCGGTAGGGGGTCACCGGCGGCAGGCCCGAGTCGCCGCGGCTCTCGTAGATGGTGAACAGCTCGTACATGAACCGGGCGGTGGACCAGCCGTCCAGCAGGATGTGGTGGGAGTTGAACATCAGCCGGTCGCGGCCGGCGCCCCGCCGTACCAGGGTGAAGCGCAGCAGCGGCCCGGTGGACAGGTCGAAGCGGTGGTCGGCGTCCTCGGCCGCCAGCCGGTCCAGCTCGGCCCGCTGCTCCGCCTCGCCGAGGTGGGTCAGGTCCACCTCGCGCCAGGGCACCGGGACCTCGCGCGGGACCACCTGGACCGGCTTGCTCAGCTTCTCGTACCGGAAGCCGGCGCGCAGGTTGGCGTGCCGGCGGAGCAGGGTGGCCACCGCGTCGCGCATCGCCGCGGCGTCCAGCTCGCCCTCCAGGTCGATGACGAGCTGGGCCGTGTAGACATCGAAGCGGTGTTCCTCGTACAGGGCGTGGAACAGCATGCCTTCCTGCAGTGGCGACAGCGGAAGAACATCGTCGATGGCCACTCGTTTCATTGAGGAGATCTCCACATCGTCTTCCGGAACCGGGCCGGTCGGGGGCCCGGCGCTGACAGCCTGGTCCGGCGGCACGCCGCCGCCCGGGGGAATCACCGTGTGAGCCGCCGGTACGCCGCCGGCGCGCGGGTTCGGCCGCGCCGGCGGTGAGCGGAACGCGCCCGCCGCCGGCTCCCGGCGGTCAGTCTCACCAGCGGCCGGAAGCACCGGCAACGACGCTGCAAAAACTTGAGTCTGCCCCCGCCCGGGACCGGCCGCGGCAGCCGACGTGGTCATATCGAAGATTTCTCAACCCGCTGCTGCGGTGGCGGTGTTGCGTGCCACCATCGGTCCTCCTGCGTGTGTCATCGAGCGCCCGCGGACCAGCTTTGCCAACCAGCCACCAGGGGAGCATGAATGACGGGCACCGGCGCGCTGTCCAAGTACTGGATGTTCAGCGACGAGTACACCCAGGACCCGTACCCCTTCCTGGCCCGGCTGCGGGCGGAGCAGCCGGTGTGCAAGGTGGAGACACCGGACGGCGTGCGGGCCTGGATGATCACGCGGTACGACGACGTCCGCGGCGCGCTGTCCGACCAGCGGCTGAGCCGGGACATCGGCAAGCTGTACCGGGCGCTGGGCCGGCAGCTGGGCACCGAGCTGCAGCCGGCGCCCGAGATCAGCAACCACCTGGCCAACTCGGACCCGCCGCGGCACACCCCGCTGCGCAAGGCGCTCACCTTCGCCTTCACCCCCAAGCGGGTGCGGAACCTGCGGCCGGAGTGGGAGAAGGTGGTGGACGGGCTCCTCGACGACATGGTGCGCACCGGCAACCGGGATCTGATCTCCGGCCTCAACGCGCCGCTGCCCATCATCACCATCGGGCAGCTGATGGGTGTCCCGGTGGAGGACTGGCCGCGCTTCCGGGTCTGGTCCCAGACGCTGCACCGGGTGGACGCCAGCGACCCGACCGGGCAGATCGCCCGGCACATCGCGGAACTGTCGGACTACCTCACCGAGCTGATCGCACGGAAGGCGCGGCAGCCGGAGGACGACCTCATTTCGGCCATGGTGCACGCGCCGGAGGACAGCCGGCTGGACGCCAAGGACATCCTGTCCACCGCGTTCGGGGTGATGACCGGCGGCAACGACACCACGGCGAGCCTGCTGACCGGGTCGTTCGCGGCCCTGCTGACCCGCCCGGAGGTGGTCCGGCAGATCACCGACGACCCCGCGCTGCTGCCCGGCGCGGTGGACGAGATGCTGCGCTGGTCCGGGCCGCTGCTGAACACGCTGCAGCGGGTCACCCTGGAGCCGGTGGAGATCGCCGGGGTGACGATCCCGCAGGACGAGATCGTGATCATCTCGCTCGCCTCGGCCAACCGTGACCCCGACGCCTTCCCCGACCGGCCGGACGAGCTGGACATCACCCGCCAGAAGCCGTCGCACGTCAGCTTCGGCCACGGCATCCACTTCTGCCTCGGCAGCCACATGGCCAAGGCGCTCGCCGAGATCGCCATCCGGCGGGTCTTCGAGCGCTTCCCGGAGATCCGGCTCGCCGTCCACCCCTCCGAGCTGCGCTACCGCCCGGGCGTGATGATCCGTCCGATGGTCGAGCTGCCGGTGGTGTTCCAGCCCACCGGGTGACAACCCGCCGGGAGGGGGCCCGGTTCCCGCCGAGTCGCGGGTCCCGGGCCCCCTCCCGTGGGGCCGCCGGTTCCTCCGGGGCCGGTGCGGGTCGGCAGGTTGCCGGGGTGGGTCGTGGGCGGTTTGGACGTTGCCGGGTGGGGTGCGGGTGGTCGGGGGCGTTGCCGGACGGTGCGTTGCCGGGTGGGGTGCGGGTGGTCGGGCCGTCGCCGGACGGTGCGTTGCCGGGTGGGGCCGGCTTCCTTCGGGGCCGGTGTCCGGCGGCGGGCGGCCCGGCGTGGAGGGGGCGGCGCGGCGGGGGGCGGTGGTGGCCGCCGCCGGGACCCCCGCCCGCCGCGCCGGGACCGGCGGGTCCGTGCCCGGCGGGCCGGCGGTGGCCGCTCCGGTGTCCGCCGCTCCGGTATCCGCCGCTCCGGGGCCGGCCGCGCCGGTGTCCGCCGGACCGTGGTGCGCCCGGACACGGCCCGCGGGACGGCCGAGGGAGCGGGCACGAGCGCCGGCGCGGCGCCCGGCGGGGCGGGACGCGCCCGGTCGGCGCCCCGGAGCGGGGCACCTCGCCCACCGCTGCCCACCGGTCCGGCTCCGGCCGGGCCGGTGCCCGCCCGGCCGGTGCCCGCCCGGCCGGTGCGGTGTCCGGTGGCCGGGAGCGATGCGGATCCGGCCGCGGCGCGGCCCGGCCGCCCGCACTCCCCGGGCCGGCCGCCGTCGCCCGGCACCGCGCCGCGCCGCGGCCGGATACGGCCCGCCCACCGGATGGTGCTCCGTCCCGGCACCGCCCACCCGGTAACATCCGGCGCGGAAGGCCCCGCCCGCTCCCCCGGGGAGCAGGCGCCGGCCGCTGTCCGGCGGTTCCCGCGGGCACCGCCCTCGGGGTGGCACGGAGCCACGCGCAGCGGCGACGGTCTCGGAATCCACCGGCGCGGACCGGCGCACAGACCCTGGTTCCGCCCCACGACACGACGAGACCTCCCATGACCACCGACGGATACGAACCCTCCGGGGACGCGGAGGAGAACCCGCTGGTCTTCCTGCGCCGGTTCGAGGAGCGCACGCTGCGGGACCAGGAGGCGCTGCTCAGGGAGCACGGAACCGACTGGGCCGCGCTGCTCTCCCGGTACGTCGACGCGCTCGCCCACGAGGCCGCTCCCGAGGACGAGGGGGAGCCGCCGGTGCCGGAGCGGCCCGGGCCGGACCCGGACCGCGGGCCGGCCCAGCCGCCCCCGACGGACCGCACCGGGCCGCGTCCCCCCGGCTGAACCGGTGGCCGGGCGGCGGCCCGGCACTGCGCCGGGCGCCGCTCAGGTCCGTCCGGCCGCCGCCCCGGAGGCCCGGGCGGGCCGCAGCAGGCCCAGTTCGGCGGCGCGCACCCCGGCCTGGAAGCGGGAGGTGGCGCCCAGCTTGGCCATGATCTCGGCCACATGGCTGCGGTAGGTGCGGACGCACACGGTCAGTTCCCGGGCGGCGACCTCGTCGGTGACCCCGGCCTGGAGGGTGTGGAGGATGCGGCGGGCGATCGCGGCCCTGCGCCGGTCCCCGAAGAGCCGGTCCTCGCCGGCGGGCAGCGCGTCCCGCCAGACGCTCTGGAAGAGGGTGTCGAGGCTGTGCAGCACCTCGGGGACCCGGATCACCGAGGAGCGGCGGCCGGCCGCGGAGTCCGCCACCACCAGCGCGGCCCGGCCGTCCACGACCAGGGCCTGGAGCGGGGCCATCCGGGTCACCCGCACATCGGCCGGCCGGCCGGCGGAGCCCTGTTCCCGGACGAACTCGTCGTCGAGGAGGCCCGGGGTGGTCAGCAGCCGGACCCGGACCACGCCGGCCGCCTCGCGGAGCAGTTCCCGCTCCGCCCGCTCCGACGGCCGCAGGGCGCGTTCCTCCGCGCTCGGCCGGCGGGCGTGCACGATGTCGATGCTGTGGGCGGCGCGGCCGATCAGCGTCCGGGCGGTGGCCAGCACCGCCCCGTAGCCGTGGTTCACCGCGGTGATCACGGGTGCTTCGCCGCCACGGTCGCGGCGTAACGCCACCACGGACTCCAGGCGGGCCTTGACCTCCAGCAGCATCCGTTCGAGCTCGTCCTCGCGTGGATCGGGCACTTCTCTCCCCCGTGCCTGGTGATTCGTCGGAAGCGGTGCCTACGGCGAGATCAGGCCCAGTTCCACGGCGCGCGCGCCGGCCTGGAAGCGGGAGTTCGCGTCGAGCTCCCGCATGATCTCCGCCACGTGGCGCCGGTAGGTGCGCAGCGACACCTTGAGGTCGCGGGCGGCGACCTCGTCGATGGTGCCCGCGCTCAGCCGCTCCAGGACGTTCCGGGCCAGTTCGGTACGGAGCAGCGGGCAGATCTGGTGGTGGTCGGCGAGGTCCCGGCCGCGCGACCACGCACCGGCGAAGAGCAGTTCGAGCGCGCGGGCGGCCGCGTCGTCGTCCACCACGGTGGCCCGGGTGCCGGACTCCGCCGCGCCGCGCACCAGCGCCGCGGCACCGTCCACCACCAGGATCTCGCGCAACTCCCCTTCGCAGACCCGCACTTCCGCCCTGGCGCCGGGATTCCGGGTGTACCGGCCCAGGGCGGGGTCGGCGGCGTCGGTGGCGCACAGCACCCGCACCGGCAGGCCCGCCGGGACGCCGGGCAGCAGCCGCAGCACGGTGTCGGCGAACTCTCCGGTGCCGACCCGCACCACACCGATGGAATGGCGGGCCCGGCCGACGAGTTCCTCCAGGGCCTCCCCGGCGGGCACGGTGTCGGTCCGCGCCACCACCGCCGCGGGATCCCGCGGGCCCTCCCGGTGCAGCGAGACGGTGGATTCGATCAGCGCATACGCCTGGAGCAGGGTCCGCTCCAGGTGTGCGGCGTGGTCGTCGTCCGCGCCATCCGGTGTCCGCTCTCCGGCCGGCGGACTCACTACCCCACTCGACACGTATGCCCCCATCACCGATCCCGGCACTTCCCGCTGTGGGCCCCGCTCCGCACGGTTTGTCCAGTCCCTTGGCGAGAACTGTGCGGCGCATTTTCTAGACGCATAACGATCTTCGCGTCGGCAAGCAGTTGATCACGGGTCCGAGCCGACGATAATCGCGCGCTCAGTCGCAGTCAATAAAGTTTGGACCGCCCCGGAGTCCACCCATGCGAATGGATGGGAGTTCAACGATTGACCGGTGACGCCGAGGAATAAAACGGTCACGGGAGCACGCGCACACCCCTCCTACTTGCTTCGAACGCCGTACGGGCCGCGGGTGTTCCCACTCCATGGCGAAGGCTTTGATTCCGCTTCCGCAGCCCTTTCGGTGGCCGCTTGCGGCCAAATTCGAAATTCCACTGGCACCTTCCTGCAGAAGTGGGCGCGGCGGGCGTGACAGTGCGTCCGCCCGTACCACTCCGGCGGGGGCCCCGGCCGCGCCGGCGCCCCGGCGGCGGGGCGGGTGCCCGGTTCCGCCGCGCCCCGGAGGGGAACGGCGGCCGGGAGCGGAAAGGGCGATAGGGGAATTCGACCGAAAGCGCGGTGCGGTCGCCATGACGGGCCATATGGAGTAAATGGAAACGGCGCCGCGTGGGCTCTGTCACATTCCTCACCCTGAACGCCGTCCGTTGCCTCGGGAACCCATTTCGGTGGCCTTCCGGCGCACCGCCGGCCGCCTCTCGCGGCCGGCGGTGCGCGGCGTCCGGCGGAACCGGTGCCGCCGCGGGTTCACGCCTCGGTGAGCAGCCGGGCCCTCAGCGCGTCGGTGAGGTCGGGGCCGGCGCCCAGGGCGGTGGTGACGTACCCGGGCACCGAGCCGTACCGGGCGGCCAGGTCGGCGAGGAAGAGGCGCATGATGCCCTCGGGTGCCGTGCCGAAGGCGGGCCAGACCAGTTCGCGGCCGGGGTTGGCGACCTTCCAGTCGGCGACCAGGCGTTCGGTGGCGAGGTTGGTGAGGGCGAAGTCGGCGACGATGTCGTCCTCGGCGACGCCCACCAGGGAGAGCACCAGCGCGGCGATCAGGCCGGTGCGGTCCTTGCCGGAGGCGCAGTGGAAGACGGTGGTGCCGCTGCCCGGGTCGGCGATGACCTCCAGCGCCTGCCGGATCTCCTTGACGCCGTCCTCGGCGACCTCGGCGAAGCGGTCGGCGAGGTAGCGCTCGGTGTCGGTCTCCGGGGGCAGCGCGGCCTGGTTGTACGGGCGGTGCTCGATGCTGAGGTTGTGGTAGGCGAGGCCGTCGGCGGCGGGCACCCGGCCCTTGCGGTCGATCTCCCACGGGTAGCGCAGGTCGATCACGGTCCGCACGCCCAGGTCCCGGAAGCGCTCCCGGTCCTGTTCGGCCGCGGCCTCGGCGAGCTTGCCCAGCGAGTCGGCCCGGTAGAGCGTGGACCAGCGCACGGTGCGGCCGTCGAAGGTGCGGTAGCCGCCCAGGTCACGGAAGTTGTGCAGGCGGTCGAAGGGGATGTGTCTGTTCACCGCCCCACCGTACGGTCACCGCCGCGGCCGGCCGCCGGGCGGTCCCGGCGGAATTCCGGAACAACTTGCACCGGATAGTACGAGGACGGATACTTTCCCCAGGTCGCGGAGGAATCCGGCACCCCTCCCCGCGCGGCTGCCCCGTTCCCCCACCACCGGCGCCCGGCACGCGCGCACCCACGGACCGCCGCCGTCCGCGCGTCGTCATCCTGCGAGGAGTCAGCCATGAGCGTCCACGCGGCACCACGCACACCGACCCGGCCCCACCTGACGATGATGTACGCCATCCACGACGCCTTTCGGCGCGACGCGGCGCTGCTCATGTACGCCGCACAGGAACTCACCGAACCCGGACCCGGCGCCACCGGGGAAAACGGAACACCGGGCGACTTATCGGCAATCAAAGACCATTGGGTGAGATTCAGCGGTTACTTGGCCGCCCACCAGATGACGGAGGACATCGTGCTGTGGCCGGCCGTCCGGGCGCATTGCCGTGCCAACGCATGGCATATGCGTCTGCTGGACGCGATGGAGGACGACCACAGCCGGCTCCTCCCGTTGACCGAACAGGTGGATGACGCCTTGGCCGGCGACGACCGGCCGGCGGTGCGGCGGAGCACGGAGGACTTCTGCCTGTTCCTCCTCGCCCACCTCGACCGCGAGGAGATGGAGGCGCTGCCGCTGGTGCTGGCCACCGTCACCGCCGAGGCCTGGGCGGTCTTCGAGCGGGAGCAGCGCCGGCAGCTGGGCGCCGCCTGGGCTGCGGACTTCTACCCGTGGCTGCTCGACGGGGCACCCGAGGACACCCGGCGGGAGGCGCTGCGGCGGCTGCCGGTGGCACGCCGGCTGGCCTTCCACGCACTGTGGCGGCCCCGGTACGCACAGCGCCTGCGCCGGTGCGCGCCGGTCGCCGGATGACCGGAACCCGGGGTGCCGGCGGGCATCCCGGAACGGGCCCCGGAACCGGGCCGGGCGCGGCGTAAACGGAGTTAATGGTTCATAACTCAAGTGGTTGAAAGGGCTTGAGGGGCGACCTAGAATGCTCGCCATCTCGGCACCTGTTCGCCTTGTGGCCGCCGAAACAGCGCCCCAACCGGAGACCTCGCCACGCTTGTCTGGAAGGTGTACGAGTACGTCATGGAATTCGCCGTATTAGGACCTCTTAAGGTCAGCGAGCAGGGGCGGCTGTATACGCCGACAGCCCCCAAACAACGGCAGTTGCTCGCCCTGCTCCTGCTCAACGCCAACCAGGTCGTCTCCACCCGGAGCTGTATCGAGGAACTGTGGGAGGACACTCCGCCGAACTCCGCGCTCTCCACCATCCAGTCCTACATCCTGCAACTGCGGCGCGCCCTGGGGAAAATCCCGCAGATCGGGAGTCTCCAGGCGGCGCGGCGGGTGCTGGAGACCCGCGACGGCGGTTATCTGCTGGTGGTCCGGAGTGACGAGCTGGACGTCAACGCCTTCACCTCGCTGGTCCGTCAGGGCCGGGCACGGCTGCACCGGGACGACGCCGCCGCGTCGGATCTGCTCGGGCGCGCCCTGCGGGTGTGGCAGGGGTCGGCGCTTTCCGACGTCCAGGTGGGTCCGGTGCTCCGGGCGCACCTGGTGGGTCTGGAGGAGGAGCGGATCAGCGTCCAGGAGCAGCGGATCGACGCCGACCTGCGGCTGGGGCGGCACCACGAGGTCATCGGTGAGCTGAGCGCGCTGACCACCAAGTACCCGACGCAGGAGTACCTGCACGCGCAGCTGATGGTGGCGCTGCACCGCTCCGGCCGCCGCACCCAGGCGCTGGAGGTGGTGCAGCGGCTGCGGCGGGTGATGCACGACGAACTGGGTCTGGAGCCCTCGCCCCGTATCCGCAGCCTGCACCAGGCGGTGCTCGCCTGCGATCCGGTGAT
It contains:
- a CDS encoding hemerythrin domain-containing protein, whose translation is MSVHAAPRTPTRPHLTMMYAIHDAFRRDAALLMYAAQELTEPGPGATGENGTPGDLSAIKDHWVRFSGYLAAHQMTEDIVLWPAVRAHCRANAWHMRLLDAMEDDHSRLLPLTEQVDDALAGDDRPAVRRSTEDFCLFLLAHLDREEMEALPLVLATVTAEAWAVFEREQRRQLGAAWAADFYPWLLDGAPEDTRREALRRLPVARRLAFHALWRPRYAQRLRRCAPVAG
- a CDS encoding DUF6269 family protein, producing MTTDGYEPSGDAEENPLVFLRRFEERTLRDQEALLREHGTDWAALLSRYVDALAHEAAPEDEGEPPVPERPGPDPDRGPAQPPPTDRTGPRPPG
- a CDS encoding AfsR/SARP family transcriptional regulator; the encoded protein is MEFAVLGPLKVSEQGRLYTPTAPKQRQLLALLLLNANQVVSTRSCIEELWEDTPPNSALSTIQSYILQLRRALGKIPQIGSLQAARRVLETRDGGYLLVVRSDELDVNAFTSLVRQGRARLHRDDAAASDLLGRALRVWQGSALSDVQVGPVLRAHLVGLEEERISVQEQRIDADLRLGRHHEVIGELSALTTKYPTQEYLHAQLMVALHRSGRRTQALEVVQRLRRVMHDELGLEPSPRIRSLHQAVLACDPVIDNPMGTDSILGLAGRTEPADARCRGGPGTVADERLR
- a CDS encoding LuxR family transcriptional regulator, which produces MPDPREDELERMLLEVKARLESVVALRRDRGGEAPVITAVNHGYGAVLATARTLIGRAAHSIDIVHARRPSAEERALRPSERAERELLREAAGVVRVRLLTTPGLLDDEFVREQGSAGRPADVRVTRMAPLQALVVDGRAALVVADSAAGRRSSVIRVPEVLHSLDTLFQSVWRDALPAGEDRLFGDRRRAAIARRILHTLQAGVTDEVAARELTVCVRTYRSHVAEIMAKLGATSRFQAGVRAAELGLLRPARASGAAAGRT
- a CDS encoding cytochrome P450 family protein; translation: MTGTGALSKYWMFSDEYTQDPYPFLARLRAEQPVCKVETPDGVRAWMITRYDDVRGALSDQRLSRDIGKLYRALGRQLGTELQPAPEISNHLANSDPPRHTPLRKALTFAFTPKRVRNLRPEWEKVVDGLLDDMVRTGNRDLISGLNAPLPIITIGQLMGVPVEDWPRFRVWSQTLHRVDASDPTGQIARHIAELSDYLTELIARKARQPEDDLISAMVHAPEDSRLDAKDILSTAFGVMTGGNDTTASLLTGSFAALLTRPEVVRQITDDPALLPGAVDEMLRWSGPLLNTLQRVTLEPVEIAGVTIPQDEIVIISLASANRDPDAFPDRPDELDITRQKPSHVSFGHGIHFCLGSHMAKALAEIAIRRVFERFPEIRLAVHPSELRYRPGVMIRPMVELPVVFQPTG
- a CDS encoding helix-turn-helix transcriptional regulator, whose amino-acid sequence is MSPPAGERTPDGADDDHAAHLERTLLQAYALIESTVSLHREGPRDPAAVVARTDTVPAGEALEELVGRARHSIGVVRVGTGEFADTVLRLLPGVPAGLPVRVLCATDAADPALGRYTRNPGARAEVRVCEGELREILVVDGAAALVRGAAESGTRATVVDDDAAARALELLFAGAWSRGRDLADHHQICPLLRTELARNVLERLSAGTIDEVAARDLKVSLRTYRRHVAEIMRELDANSRFQAGARAVELGLISP
- a CDS encoding tyrosine-protein phosphatase, producing the protein MNRHIPFDRLHNFRDLGGYRTFDGRTVRWSTLYRADSLGKLAEAAAEQDRERFRDLGVRTVIDLRYPWEIDRKGRVPAADGLAYHNLSIEHRPYNQAALPPETDTERYLADRFAEVAEDGVKEIRQALEVIADPGSGTTVFHCASGKDRTGLIAALVLSLVGVAEDDIVADFALTNLATERLVADWKVANPGRELVWPAFGTAPEGIMRLFLADLAARYGSVPGYVTTALGAGPDLTDALRARLLTEA